The following proteins are co-located in the Melanotaenia boesemani isolate fMelBoe1 chromosome 5, fMelBoe1.pri, whole genome shotgun sequence genome:
- the LOC121640745 gene encoding uncharacterized protein LOC121640745, with protein sequence MNFRSRAVNTVYEHKADLLTCCETIRNSAEFDGPTKREAGGYVRMLEDDAFCFFLALFHQIMPHVDMLYNQLQKRNIDSVYISEIIQRFIESMQAIREAVPSLAEGQEDRRPEHEPPTKKRRTLGQDRQHHLATEVCDTIMCHAKERFSFTKHLVSATLLQGDLFPQHSQTFPDTALDTTVEAYPSLDKARLKTELSMIYGNEEFRSCSGALALYQVLMENNLQDTFTETVSLLSILITTPMTTSESERCFSTLKRIKTFLRNAMGQDRLNALAMLSIEKKLTRDIPDFNTRVIEKFATQKDRRAKFLYK encoded by the exons ATGAA CTTCCGCAGTCGCGCTGTCAACACAGTGTATGAACACAAGGCTGATCTGCTCACGTGTTGTGAGACCATTCGGAATAGCGCTGAATTTGACGGCCCGACAAAGAGAGAGGCTGGCGGCTACGTGAGAATGCTGGAGGatgatgctttttgttttttcctggcCCTCTTCCACCAAATAATGCCACACGTGGACATGCTGTACAACCAGctgcagaaaagaaacattGATTCTGTCTACATATCAGAAATCATCCAGAGATTCATTGAGAGCATGCAAGCCATCAG GGAAGCTGTTCCCTCTCTAGCTGAGGGCCAGGAGGACAGGAGACCTGAACACGAGCCGCCCACGAAAAAACGGAGAACATTGGGACAAGACCGGCAGCACCATTTGGCAACTGAG GTTTGTGACACCATTATGTGTCATGCCAAGGAGAGGTTCTCCTTCACCAAGCACCTGGTCAGCGCCACTCTGCTCCAAGGAGACTTGTTCCCACAACACAGCCAGACGTTCCCAGATACAGCACTGGATACCACAGTGGAAGCCTATCCCTCTCTGGACAAGGCCAGACTGAAAACCGAGCTTTCCATGATCTACGGCAATGAGGAGTTCCGGAGTTGCAGTGGTGCACTGGCTCTCTATCAAGTTCTGATGGAGAATAATCTTCAGGACACATTTACAGAAACTGTAAGTCTTCTCAGCATCCTCATCACTACACCGATGACGACATCAGAGTCAGAGAGATGCTTCTCCACTCTGAAGAGGATAAAAACTTTTCTCAGGAATGCTATGGGACAAGATCGCCTCAATGCTCTGGCAATGCTCTCCATAGAGAAAAAACTAACCCGGGACATCCCTGATTTCAACACCAGAGTCATTGAAAAATTTGCAACCCAGAAAGACAGAAGAGCAAAGTTCCTGTACAAATAA